Proteins encoded together in one Deinococcus hopiensis KR-140 window:
- a CDS encoding SDR family oxidoreductase encodes MTNAILITGGSRGIGAATARLAAQRGYRVAVNYRQGARAAEALVREIEKLGGQALAVQADVGQGTDVERMFDGVASALGPLTALVNNAGTLEMQSRVDGLDAARLGRILTTNVVGSFLCAGAAVRQMSTRYGGRGGVIVNVSSRAAVLGSAGEYVDYAASKAAVDTLTVGLAREVAAEGIRVCGVRPGLIETEIHALGGEPGRVARLASGVPLGRGGQAEEVARAILWLISDEASYVTGTLLDVSGGR; translated from the coding sequence GTGACGAACGCGATATTGATTACCGGGGGCAGCCGGGGGATCGGGGCAGCCACCGCCCGCCTCGCCGCGCAGCGGGGCTACCGGGTGGCCGTGAACTACCGGCAAGGCGCGCGCGCTGCTGAAGCGCTGGTGCGCGAGATCGAGAAACTGGGCGGCCAGGCGCTCGCCGTGCAGGCCGATGTGGGGCAAGGGACGGACGTGGAGCGGATGTTCGACGGGGTTGCGTCCGCCCTCGGTCCCCTCACGGCGCTGGTGAACAATGCGGGCACGCTGGAAATGCAGTCCCGCGTGGACGGGCTGGATGCGGCGCGGCTTGGGCGTATCCTGACCACCAACGTCGTCGGCAGCTTCCTGTGCGCGGGGGCGGCGGTGCGCCAAATGTCCACGCGGTACGGCGGAAGGGGCGGCGTGATCGTCAACGTCTCCTCCCGCGCCGCCGTGCTGGGCTCTGCGGGCGAGTACGTGGACTACGCGGCGTCGAAAGCCGCGGTGGATACCCTCACTGTGGGCCTGGCCCGCGAGGTGGCGGCCGAGGGCATCCGCGTCTGCGGGGTACGCCCTGGACTCATTGAGACGGAGATCCACGCGCTGGGTGGAGAACCCGGCAGGGTGGCCCGCCTCGCGTCCGGGGTGCCGCTGGGCCGGGGCGGTCAGGCAGAGGAGGTGGCCCG